CTTTATCCTTACGTTATTCCAGGCCATAAGCCCAGCTTAAAGGAGGCCGTCGGTGTCCATCGCTTCTCCACCTATAACCTTGTCGACCGTGCGCCGCCAGCGATAAAGGGGAAAGTATTTCTCTTTGCGCAGGTGTTTGTGCAGCGCCTTGGCATCGCGTTTCTGCATCATCAGCTCTTCCACACCCTCGGCCTGACAGTTGAGCAGCTTCAGATAGCCCTTGTACTCGCGGGCGTGGCCGATCACGCGACTCCAGCCCGGGCCCGGCTCTGCGCTTTCCTCCCGGGTGCGGCGCTCCAGCACGAGGAAGCTGTAGGGCAGGGAGCGCAAGTCGATGCCCAGCCATTGGCCGAAGCGCGCCCAGTGCCCCTCCGTAAACGCCTCGACGGGCGCCCGCCCGAAGTGGTGGCACCAGTGGCGATTGTTCTCCTCGGTCAGCATCCCGCAGCCGGCGGCGTGGGTGCAGGGGGCGATGGGGCGGAAGTCCTGCATCAGCGCCTCGCGCAGTTGGATGAGCGCGCGGCTCTCGTCGTAGGAGCCCGGCTCGACCCAGACCACCGCCTGGGCCTGCGCCGCGACATCGAGCAGGCGAGCCCGCCCCGTCGCGTCCAGCTCGTTGAGCACGTGCGAAACGAGTAACACGCCTCCGGTCACGGCACTGGCGGCGGCTTCGGGGCTCAGTTGGCGGATCTCCGGCTGGGGCAGGGAGACGGTTGCGTATCGGGCGCGCAGGCGCTCTTCCGCAAAGCGCATGGCCCGCGCCGAGCGGTCGCTCACGATCAACTGACTCCACCCCTCAAAGCCCATGTGCTGCAGCCAGCGCCGCAGGGCAATGCCGGAGCCGCAACCCCAGTCGACCACAGGCACGTGGCGCGGTGCTTGCCACTGGCGCAGGGCCAGCTCGCGCAGCACGGCATCCCACTTCCAGCCAATGCGCTCGGCAAAGGTCAGGTCGTAGGCGGCCAGGTCGGCGTCGTCGGTCCAATAATCGGCTTCGCCCGCCGTGCGTTCGAGGAAGCGCGCGCGCAGCGTCTCCAGCCGGGCGTAATCAAGCTCGTCCCAAGTCATCATCGGTTACAGGGCTACGGGCGAGAGAGGCTCGTTCCGTTCCAGGCGATGCTTGCGTACACTGGTCTCCACCTGCAAGAGGCTTTCGCGCAGGATGTCGCCCATGCGCTCGCATTGCAGGAATTTGCGGTTCTGGTGCAGGTCGGCCAAGGCGTTTTTCAGCTCCGCCACCTTCTCCGGGGCGGAGAGCTCGTCTTGCCGCATGCAGCGGATGAGGCGGCTGACGCGTTCGTGCGCGAGGCCGATGCGCCGGTAGATCACCGCCTGCTCCTCGCGCTGGTATTGCCGGGCAGTCTGGACGTTGAGCACGTTGGTGCAAAAGGCCACCAGCGGGTTGTTGTCCTTGAAGAACTGGGGGCGGTAAAAGTTGAGGCGACCGCTGTAGCTCTGCTGGTCGAAGTCCATCGCGCGGATGCGGATCTGCACCTCCTCGAAGTCGGGCGTCACATCGAAGACGAAGTTATAGCTGCGCATGTCGCCCAGCAGGCGCACGAAGCAACGTTCGTTGAACTTCACCAGCTCCTTGGCCAGGCGGATCTTCTTGATGTGGTGATCGGCCATCCAGCGGTTGATGAACACGTCGCCCGGGATGCCCACTACATGCTCCTCCACCAGCACGTCTTCAGCTACGAGGTAGTGCATGCGGTTGGGCGTCAGCAAGTGCTCCAGCTCCAGGCCGTAGATGCGCGAGGCGTCGGCCCGCTTGATGTAGTAGTAGTCCTGGTTGTCGTTGTAGGCGTTGACGACGCGGATGCGGAAGGGGTTGCTGTTGCCGAAGACGCAGTAGTCCACCCGGTCGACATACAGTTGCTCGACAAACGACATGTCGCCCTCGGTCTTGAGCATGGCGTACATGGCGGTGAGGTGCTTGTTGAGCCGCTTCCACACCTCCGGCCGATAGATCACGGTGCGCCAAAGGGTATCGCGCATCATGTGGTCGTAGAGCGGCATGGCCTCTTCCCACTCGGTGAGCCGCGAGTACGACACCGGGAGCTTGAAGGTGCGCCCGTATTGTTGCAGGTAGTCGCGGAGGCCGGCGCCGACCGGGTAGATCGGCTTTTTATTGGTCACAAGCTGCATGGATCTCATACCGGGCATAACAGGCCGGGGTGCTGTGGTCAATCCAGTGGCTTTAGTCTCGCCAACGGCACACCCTTTTCCAGTGTGGAAAGCCATGTTGGCGCAGTCTCTCGCTTTTCCGCTTCTCGCCGCCTGGCAGGCCAATCCCACCTTCAACGCCGTTGTCGAGGTGATCCTGACCTCTCTCGGCGTGCTCGAACTCATCGCGGTGGCCGCGTGGTTCGGCTTCAGCATTGCCCGGCTGCGCGCGCGGCACTGGTCCAACACCTTCTGGAACATCATGGTCGTGGGCTCGGGCATCCTGCTCTTCATCCAGGTAGCCCTAACGGTCGTCTTCACCTGGTGGGGGCTGCGCACCAGCCAGGATCAATACGAGATCACCCTCCAGACCCGCGAAGAGCTCGCCGCCGGCCACGTGACTTCGCTCGACCGCCAAGTCCGCCTCTCGGTGCCGCCCGGCTACATTGCGCTTTCCGACGAAGGCAAATACACCCTCCACCTCCAGCTGCAGAACGCGATCCTGGAGATGACGCTGGCCTCCAACGTCAAGGCCGAGATGGGTCTCGATCTCCAGAGCTATGCCGACTACGAGGTGCGTCGCCTGCAGGAAGGCGGCGACCCCATTGAGCTGGTCAGCAGCGAAGCCACCGTGGTCAACGGCCTGCCGGCGATTCGCCAACGCTTTCTGATGGACTACAGCGGCTTCCGCCAAGTCTACCTGCAGGCGGTGATCGAAGGGCCGGAAGAGTATTACCAGCTCGTGCTCAAGACCATCCCCGGCCTCGAAACCAGTGCCGTCGAGCACTTTGAGCGCATGCTGGAAGAATTTGAGGTAGTGGAAAAGTAAAAAAGCGTGTGCTTGAGAGCGGTTGCCTCTTGCTTTGTCAGGGGTTTTGGCCCTAGCTGAAAGCGTCGTTTAAACGGCCTCCGATTTAGTAGTTCTCTTCCGCTCTCACCATGAAAAGCTCACCGTTTCTCGCTTCCCTTCTCATGCTCCCGGCGCTGCTTGGCGCAGCCGTCGATATCGACTTGATCCTCGATGGGGATCAGGCTGTCTTCTCCCAGACTTATGAAATCGTGAGCGGCAGCTCCAATGCCATCGATTATTACACTTGGGCTACGGTGGCCGATTTCAGCGTAACCGAAGCCAGTTCAGCGTGGTCGATCACGCTGAGTGCACCGGAAGGTGGCTATTTTCAGTATGTTCCGCCGGTGAGAGACCCTGAGTCGGGCTACACCGATTTTGGGATGTCGTTCTCGTTTACTTGGGCCACTGATGATTTCTTTACCGGTCCTCCTACCAGTTACTATGGTTTCACCGCTTCTTTTGGAGGTGCCAGCGATAATTTTGCAGAGATCGACCCCCCGGGGAGCGGTTTCGTCCGACGTACATCATCCAGCACCGGAGGGACAGTCGCGCTCTTTGGTAATCTGGGCGGCGCATACGTGCCGGGAGAAGAATATACCTTTGAAAGCGTGACCCTCACCGCTTCGATTCCTGCCCCCCTCCTTTCCAACCTGAGGTTGGCGTCGGTCAATGGGACCAACGGAGCCGGAAATTTCTACGGCCGAGCCAGCACCGCCAGCCAGTTCGAGTATCCGGTACAGCCCGAGCCCGACCAGTTTTTCTTCTACGTCGCGCCGCCGCCCGTCGTGCCCGAGCCGGCACATGCCGCGCTGGCGGGTGGCCTGCTCGCGCTGTTGGGGGCGGCGGTAATGCGCCGCCGCCGAGGCTAGGCTACTCGGCCGTCTCTTCCGGGCCGCTCGGTGCCGCAAAGGTCTCGAATTTACCGTCGCGGTAGACAAAGAGCAGCGGTGTCAGCCGATCTTCGCTGCGCGTCCAGGCATCGACGACGAGCTCTTTCAGGCGCTCGATCCCGGCAGCATCCTCGCTGCCGGTGACGACCAGCGTATCGCGCGTCGGGATCGCCACCACCGGCTCGCCCTTTACCGGTAGGCGCCCGCTGCTCCAGATCGAATCATAGAGCACCAGACTGGCGTCGAACGAGCCGTCGGTCAGCAGCGAATAAGTGCCGTTGCCGCCACTCTGCCTCACCTGTGGGTAGCGAGCCCGCAGGTTGGCCAGCGCCTGCTCGTAAAGCCCACCGGCCTCCAGCTCCAGCGCCGCCACATCGGCCTTGGAGAGGTAGCGGATGGTGTGCTCGCGGTCTTCGGCGTAGAGCACCACCAGCTCGTCATTGAAGTCGTGCTGCGCAAAGTCAGGGAACGTCGTCCCTGCCTGTGCGGCGCGTTCCCTCATCGCCTCCAGCCAGGCCCGCCCTTTCACCACCGGCACAATCCGCTCCACCTCGACCGGCCCCAGTCCGATGCCCAACGTATCGAGCGTCGACGTGATGTTCTGGACGATCTGGGCGTCCTTCTGCGCAGGAGCGGCCTGGTATTGCGCATAAAGGCCGTCCAGCGGCACGAGGGAAGGCGTCCCCTCTCGGTCGACGATGCGCACCTGCAGCTCACCCGCCGCCTCGACCTGCAAGTCTGGCCGCGCCTGCTGTAGCACCGTCATGTAAGCCTGCCCGAACTCAACCGGCGAAAGCACCTCGCCCGATGCCTCCGACTCAGCCTTGGGCCCGCAGCCCAAGAGCAGGCCGCCCAGCAGCCCCAGCGTCGCCCAACGTGTCCAATTCCGTGCCTTGTGCATCCGCCCGAGCATGGGCCAGTGGCGGCAAAGGACAATGCTGGAGTTGGTGGGGCAGGGCCTCGTCATCAATCAACTGGAGACGGCGGATCGGCAGGTGCCGCCATCTCTTCTTTGGTTGGTAGCCCTAGAAAGACTGGGAGTGTGATCGCCTCTCCTGCCACGAATTCGACGGTCAGCCGGCTCTGATCTGCATTCAGGTGCATGTCCCGGATTTTGTAATCACGCAGGTCGGCGTCCGAAGACAAGTCCAGCGCGGTGAAGAGAGGGAAACGCGCTAAAGGTTCGCCAAATCGGTCGATCTCGATGGAAATCTGCGCGACTCCCAAGACCAGAGGAGGACTGTCGAGTACCGCCCGTAAGGTGTAATCTCCCGATTGCTTCTCGTAGAGACGTTTCTCGCTGCAGGCTGTCCAGAGCATCGCGATGCAGCCTATCACCACGAGGGCGATTGCGATCTAGATCAGCCCTTTTCTTCTCCGTTTGGATGCTGTAGGCATGGTTCATGTGATTATGGGCGCGCGGATGCTTGCGACGAGCCGTTTTTGCCCTTGCGACCCTCTTCCGGAAATGGCTTTTTAAACCCTTTCGCGTCCTGCCGTTTGTAGGGCAGCTCGCCAACCCGAAAAGACACATCCCATGAAACAGATGACCCCGCTCGAGGAGTTGCGACATTCGGCGTCGCACATCCTGGCCACCGCCGTTCTCCGGCTTTATCCGGAGGCGCAGCTCGATATCGGACCGCCGACTGACAACGGCTTCTACTACGATATCGACCTCGATCACAAGCTCACTACCGAGGACCTCGAGAAGATCGAGGCCGAGATGAAGAAGATTGTGAAGGAAAACCAGCGCTTCGAGCGCCAGGAGGTGACCCGCGAGGAGGCGACCGAGATCATCAAGAAGTTCGGTCAGGAGCGCTACAAGATCGGCCGCCTTGCGGACGTGCCTGAGGGCGAGGCGATCAGCTTTTACCGCAACGGTGATTTCATCGACCTCTGCGCCGGCACGCACGTCAACTACACCTCGAAGGTCAAAGCCATCAAGCTGCTCAGCATCGCCGGCGCCTACCACCGTGGCGACGAAAAGAACAAGCAGCTCCAGCGCATCTACGGCACCGCTTTCCCGACCAAGGACGAGCTCGAAACCTACCTCAAGAACCTGGAAGAAGCCCGTCAGCGCGACCACCGCAAGCTGGGCCGCGAGCTGAAGCTCTTCCACATCGACGACGCGGTGGGGCAGGGCCTCATCCTCTGGACGCCCAAGGGCGGCATCATTCGTCAGGAGTTGATGAACTTCATCAGCGAAGAGCTGCGCCAGCAGGGTTACGACCAGGTCTTTACGCCCCATATCGGCAAGCTCGGCCTCTACCGCACCAGCGGCCACTTCCCCTATTACAAGGAAAGCCAGTTTGCCCCCATCGTCGAAAACGACGAGCTGGAGCACCTGGCCCACGAGGGCTGCTCGTGCGCGCAACTGAGCAACATGGTCGATAAGGGCGAGGTCGACGGCTTCCTGCTGAAGCCGATGAACTGCCCGATGCACATCAAGATCTTCGACAGCCAGCGCCACAGCTACCGCGACCTTCCGATCCGCCTCGCCGAATTCGGCACGGTGTATCGCTGGGAGCAGAGCGGTGAGCTGAACGGCCTGACGCGTGTCCGTGGCTTCACGCAAGACGACGCCCACCTCTTCTGCACCGAAGAGCAACTGGGCGACGAGATTCGCGGCTGCCTCGACCTCGTGAAGAAGGTGTTCGGCACCCTCGGCATGAACGACTACCGCGTGCGCCTCAGCCTGCGCGACCCCGACAGCACCAAGTATGTCGGCCGCGCCGAAGCGTGGGACAAGGCCGAAGCCGCCCTGCGCGAAGCCGTGCAGGTGCTCGGCGTCGCCTACACCGAGGAGCCGGGCGAAGCCGCCTTCTACGGCCCGAAGATCGACTTCGTGGTGCGCGACGTGATCGGCCGCGAGTGGCAGCTCGGCACCGTGCAGGTCGACTACAACCTGCCCGAACGCTTCGACCTCAGCTACATCGGGGCGGACAATCAGGAGCACCGCCCCGTGATGGTCCACCGCGCGCCCTTCGGCTCGCTGGAGCGCTTCACCGGCGTGCTGATCGAGCACTTCGCGGGTAACTTCCCCGTCTGGCTCGCCCCCGAGCAGGTCCGCATCCTGCCGATTACCGACGACCAGCTACCCTTCGCCGAAGAGGTGCGCAAGAAGCTCAACGCCGCCAAGGTGCGCGTGAGCATCGACGACCACAGCGACAAGTTTGGCGCCAAGGTCCGCCGCGCCGAGCTGGAGAAGGTGCCGTACATGTTCGTGATTGGTAAGAATGAGGCCGCGGAAGGCCAAGTCACCATCCGCAGTCGCGTCAACAAGTCCCACGACGGCGCCCGCCCGGCCGACGAAGCCATCGGCCTCATCCTCACCCAAATCGCCGAAAAGGCGCTGCCGGTGATCGAGGCCAAGTAGTTGGTGAGGTCGGACGGTTAGAAATTAACCAGAGAAGGCAGAAAATTCAGAAAAAATGAATGAAGAGCACAAGGACCTCATAGATGCGGTTCGCCAAACCGGCTACGAGGTCCATGTGTATTTCAAAAACGGTTTTCTGGAAAAGGTCTATGAGAATGCCTTGGCCAATCGTTTGAGAAAGCAGGGATACAAGGTCGAACAGCAGCGGCAGTTGATGGTTTACGATGAAGACGGCTCCATTGTCGGTGAGTATTTCGCCGATCTGTTGGTGGAAGGCGTTTTGGTCGTTGAACTCAAGGCTGCCTCTGCATTGGCCGATGCCCATGTGGCCCAAGTGCTTTCTTATCTGAAGACCTCTCGTCTACGCCATGCCGTTTTGATGAACTTCGGTGCGCCCAAGTTTCAGGTCAAAGCTTTCATCACGTAGCCGTTTCTCTGCTTTTTCTGCCCTTCTCTGTTTTTTCTGGTTAAAATACTACTCCCGCATCCCCAACAACCGTTCGACCAGGGCCGGCACGAGTTCGCTGGCGGGGCCTTGGTGGTATTCCTGGAATTCGTGTTCGTTGGCGGGAGGGTCGAGCGTGAGGCAGATGGTGTGCGCTCCGGCTTGGTGCCGCGCGATCTGCACCAGCCCGGCGGCGGGATACACGACCCCGCTCGTCCCGATGGCGATAAACAAGTCGCAGTGCTCGACCTGCTCCACGATGTGGTCGAGGCCGAGCGGCATTTCGCCAAACCACACCACATCGGGCCGCAGCGTGCCCACCTCCTTGCACGCCGGGCAGGCATGTGAGGCATCGAGCTCGCCCGGCCAGTCGCGTTCGGTATTGCAGGCGGTGCAGCGGGCCCGGGTCAACGAGCCATGCATGTGCCAGCATTGGCGGCTGCCCGCGCGCTCGTGCAGGTTGTCGACGTTTTGCGTGATCAGCGCCACGTTGCCGCCCCGATATTCGCGCTGCAGACGCGCGATCGCCTCGTGCGCCGCGTTGGGGCGGATCTCCGGGCTCTGTAGCTGCTGCCGCCTCTCGTTATAAAAGCGGTAGACCAGCTCCGGGTTGGCCAGAAATGCCTCGGGCGTGGCGACATCTTCGAGGCGGTGGCCCTCCCACAGGCCCTCGTCGCCGCGATACGTGCGGATGCCGGACTCCGCCGAAATGCCCGAACCGGTCAAGATCACAATATGCTGAAACATGGCTGGAAGAGAGGAAGGTGAAGCCCGATTCGCTCACATTTGCTGGCGGATGTCCAACCGCTTTGTCGAAGCCGCTCTCGCCCTGCGGACATAAAAAAGCCCGCCGACCACAGGGGCCGACGGGCGAAAGGGTGCCGTAGGGCGGGCCTACTCGACTTCGAGCGAGTCGAAGATCAGGGACTCCAGTTGCGGGGTCTCGATGATCACGTGGTAGACGCCGGCGTTGATGCTGTCGCAGGTGCGGAGGCGGGTCAGGCCCCACTCACCGCGCTCGGTCGGCTGGAACACCACATCGTCGTCGCACACCAGCGCACCGTCGGCCGTGTTGATGATCGTCATCTTGGCCGGGATGGGCTCGTTGGATCGGCTCTGGTAGCGGAAGTTGAGGCCGTAGCGGTCGCCCACGCCCACCGAGATTTCAAACGGGAACTGCGTGAGGCCCGAGCCCTGGAGGTCCACATAGCCCTCGCCGGTATAGCCGGGCACGCTGGCGGCGCGGTAGCCGGTGGCTTCCTTCTGCCCCTCGGTCTGGAGGGTGAAGGCGGCGCGCACGGTCTGGATCACACCCACATACATGCGGGCAGGCTCGCCGTTGGGCAGCTTGGCGTTGGGCCCCAGTTCGACCGTCTCGCCGGGCAGGAAGCGCTTTTTGCGGAAGCGGTAGCCCGTCTCGCCGTCGTCGGTGGTGAAGAGCTTCCAGCCGCGCGAGTCGATCCAGTCGCTCATCCACGCCGGGAACTCGGTCACGCGGGCGTCGAGGCCCACATGCACCTCGGTGTGGTCTTCCACGCGGAAGCGCACGCGCAGGTCCGGGTTGTCGGCATCGGCCTGCGGGAGCTGGATCCAGTCGGCATCGCTGAGGCGCGATTCAAACTTGGCGATGGCCGGGCCGCCGTCGCTGTAGAGCGGCTGACCGGCACGGAGGTTGCCCACCGCACGCACGCCATCGGGGCGCTGGCTGCCGCTGGCGACAAAGTCGAACACTTCGGCGGCCGGGGGCGGCGGGAAGCGGCGCTCGGCCAGCAGGGCAATCGGCAGGGTGGGGAGGGTCACGGCGTCGCCCGCGCTCACGCGCTTGCGCACCAGCGAAACGGCTTCGTCACGCGCCGAAGTCTCCAGTGTAAAGGGCGTGCCCTCCCAGTCGGCGAACTCACCGGCCAGGCTGGCGTCGACCGCCGCGTAGAGGTTGGTATCGACGGCCACGGAGAACGACACGGCCTGCTTGCCAGCCTTGGAGGGCAGTTGCAGCCAGTCGGCTTCGCGCAGCTCCCAGGAGAGGTCGGTCAAGGTGGTCGGCTGGTCGATGTGGAGCTTCACGCCCGTGTCGAGCCAGGTGCGTGCAGCGGCTCCCTTCACGTCGCGGAAGAGCGTGGAAGGCGTCGGCGCGGCGATTTTCACCGGGCTCTTGCTGGCCACGGCGATGGCGGAGATCACGGCCTGCCCGGCCTCGATCTGCGGGAAGTGGACCACCAGCTTGCCGTCCTTGGCCTGGGCGGTCACGGTGCGCTTCAAGGCCTTGGCGCGACCGGCTTCAGCGAAGAGGTCGAGCCTTTCGAGCACTGTCTCGTCGTTGATCGCCACGTCGAACAAGCGCCAGCCCTTGGACTGGGTGTTGCCGAGGCCATACCACGGTTCGATGAAATACAGCTCCACTTCGTAGGTGCCGTTGGGGACTTCGAAGACGTATTG
This genomic stretch from Verrucomicrobiota bacterium JB022 harbors:
- a CDS encoding small ribosomal subunit Rsm22 family protein; the protein is MMTWDELDYARLETLRARFLERTAGEADYWTDDADLAAYDLTFAERIGWKWDAVLRELALRQWQAPRHVPVVDWGCGSGIALRRWLQHMGFEGWSQLIVSDRSARAMRFAEERLRARYATVSLPQPEIRQLSPEAAASAVTGGVLLVSHVLNELDATGRARLLDVAAQAQAVVWVEPGSYDESRALIQLREALMQDFRPIAPCTHAAGCGMLTEENNRHWCHHFGRAPVEAFTEGHWARFGQWLGIDLRSLPYSFLVLERRTREESAEPGPGWSRVIGHAREYKGYLKLLNCQAEGVEELMMQKRDAKALHKHLRKEKYFPLYRWRRTVDKVIGGEAMDTDGLL
- a CDS encoding DUF1444 family protein → MTRPCPTNSSIVLCRHWPMLGRMHKARNWTRWATLGLLGGLLLGCGPKAESEASGEVLSPVEFGQAYMTVLQQARPDLQVEAAGELQVRIVDREGTPSLVPLDGLYAQYQAAPAQKDAQIVQNITSTLDTLGIGLGPVEVERIVPVVKGRAWLEAMRERAAQAGTTFPDFAQHDFNDELVVLYAEDREHTIRYLSKADVAALELEAGGLYEQALANLRARYPQVRQSGGNGTYSLLTDGSFDASLVLYDSIWSSGRLPVKGEPVVAIPTRDTLVVTGSEDAAGIERLKELVVDAWTRSEDRLTPLLFVYRDGKFETFAAPSGPEETAE
- the thrS gene encoding threonine--tRNA ligase, which gives rise to MKQMTPLEELRHSASHILATAVLRLYPEAQLDIGPPTDNGFYYDIDLDHKLTTEDLEKIEAEMKKIVKENQRFERQEVTREEATEIIKKFGQERYKIGRLADVPEGEAISFYRNGDFIDLCAGTHVNYTSKVKAIKLLSIAGAYHRGDEKNKQLQRIYGTAFPTKDELETYLKNLEEARQRDHRKLGRELKLFHIDDAVGQGLILWTPKGGIIRQELMNFISEELRQQGYDQVFTPHIGKLGLYRTSGHFPYYKESQFAPIVENDELEHLAHEGCSCAQLSNMVDKGEVDGFLLKPMNCPMHIKIFDSQRHSYRDLPIRLAEFGTVYRWEQSGELNGLTRVRGFTQDDAHLFCTEEQLGDEIRGCLDLVKKVFGTLGMNDYRVRLSLRDPDSTKYVGRAEAWDKAEAALREAVQVLGVAYTEEPGEAAFYGPKIDFVVRDVIGREWQLGTVQVDYNLPERFDLSYIGADNQEHRPVMVHRAPFGSLERFTGVLIEHFAGNFPVWLAPEQVRILPITDDQLPFAEEVRKKLNAAKVRVSIDDHSDKFGAKVRRAELEKVPYMFVIGKNEAAEGQVTIRSRVNKSHDGARPADEAIGLILTQIAEKALPVIEAK
- a CDS encoding GxxExxY protein; translation: MNEEHKDLIDAVRQTGYEVHVYFKNGFLEKVYENALANRLRKQGYKVEQQRQLMVYDEDGSIVGEYFADLLVEGVLVVELKAASALADAHVAQVLSYLKTSRLRHAVLMNFGAPKFQVKAFIT
- a CDS encoding NAD-dependent deacylase codes for the protein MFQHIVILTGSGISAESGIRTYRGDEGLWEGHRLEDVATPEAFLANPELVYRFYNERRQQLQSPEIRPNAAHEAIARLQREYRGGNVALITQNVDNLHERAGSRQCWHMHGSLTRARCTACNTERDWPGELDASHACPACKEVGTLRPDVVWFGEMPLGLDHIVEQVEHCDLFIAIGTSGVVYPAAGLVQIARHQAGAHTICLTLDPPANEHEFQEYHQGPASELVPALVERLLGMRE